In Carassius carassius chromosome 19, fCarCar2.1, whole genome shotgun sequence, a single genomic region encodes these proteins:
- the gypc gene encoding glycophorin-C, which yields MANSTERSVTPTESNSDTSPTSIQGPYFEAIVGVVIAVVVLVLILLLAIILRYLYKHKGTYHTNEAKGTKFAETADTALRGDPALQDAMDESKKEYFI from the exons ATGGCCAACTCCACAGAACGTAGCGTAACCCCCACTGAAAGCAATTCTGACACATCACCCACATCTATTC AGGGACCATACTTTGAAGCCATAGTTGGAG TTGTCATTGCTGTGGTGGTTCTGGTCCTGATCCTTCTCCTTGCCATCATTCTGCGATACCTTTACAAGCACAAGGGCACATATCATACCAATGAGGCCAAGGGCACAAAGTTCGCGGAGACAGCAGACACTGCTCTGCGTGGAGACCCTGCCCTGCAGGACGCCATGGATGAGAGCAAGAAAGAGTATTTCATATGA
- the ndufa10 gene encoding NADH dehydrogenase [ubiquinone] 1 alpha subcomplex subunit 10, mitochondrial: MALRLFRLVGPSGAAAWKAVSPVTTAQIHTSAVRNLQYGWWAYALGERTTPRFKENSKIISIDGNLASGKGVLAQKLADKLGMLYMPEPDTHYVDKMTKEKVPLDKAFNGNCSLEKFYLEPKASDGNSYRLQCWMYLMRLLQYSDAVEHLLSTGQGVILERSPFSDIVFVEAMFKEGFIRKQCVDHYNEVKGISISEFLPPHLVIYVDVPAEEVQKNLKASGKSYLQNVPLSYLKKIETAYKKNFLPKISEEAEVLAYGTTQAQDIERVVEDIEYLKFEKGPWLEQDDVTFHHMRMFVEDKQRVANMTCIPRYLPEVTVGAHEFDSAYYAFKSLPGKKYAEGYNEDVGDKGIWLK; encoded by the exons ATGGCGTTGCGGTTATTTAGGCTGGTTGGGCCCTCGGGTGCAGCAGCTTGGAAAGCAGTATCGCCTGTGACGACG GCTCAAATCCACACAAGTGCTGTCAGAAACCTGCAGTATGGCTGGTGGGCTTATGCTCTGGGGGAGAGGACAACCCCCCGCTTCAAGGAAAACAGCAAGATCATTTCCATTGATGGCAACTTGGCATCTGGAAAGGGAGTGCTTGCACAAAAATTGGCAGACAAACTGG GAATGCTGTACATGCCAGAGCCAGACACACACTATGTGGACAAAATGACAAAGGAGAAAGTTCCTCTAGATAAGGCTTTTAATGGAAACTGCAGTCTGGAGAAGTTTTACCTGGAGCCCAAAGCCAGTGATGGTAACTCTTACCGTCTGCAGTGTTGGATGTACCTCATGAGGCTGCTGCAGTACTCTGATGCCGTTGAACACCTGCTCTCTACAG GACAGGGAGTTATTCTGGAACGCTCTCCATTTAGTGACATTGTATTTGTGGAGGCCATGTTCAAAGAAGGCTTCATCCGAAAGCAGT GTGTGGATCACTATAATGAGGTTAAGGGCATCAGTATCTCTGAGTTTCTTCCTCCTCATCTGGTCATCTATGTGGACGTTCCTGCTGAAGAGGTCCAGAAAAATCTCAAGGCATCAGGAAAG TCATACCTCCAGAATGTTCCTTTAAGCTACCTGAAGAAGATTGAGACGGCGTACAAGAAGAACTTCCTTCCTAAAATCAG TGAAGAGGCAGAGGTTCTTGCGTATGGCACAACCCAAGCCCAGGACATTGAAAGG GTTGTGGAGGATATCGAGTACCTCAAGTTTGAGAAGGGCCCTTGGCTGGAGCAAGATGACGTCACTTTCCACCATATGCGAATGTT TGTGGAGGACAAGCAAAGAGTAGCCAACATGACCTGCATCCCCAGATATCTTCCAGAAGTTACAGTCGGTGCTCATGAGTTTGATTCTGCCTACTATGCTTTCAAATCA CTCCCAGGAAAGAAGTACGCTGAAGGTTATAATGAAGACGTCGGGGACAAAGGCATCTGGCTGAAGTGA